The following proteins are encoded in a genomic region of Methylibium petroleiphilum PM1:
- a CDS encoding holin family protein, with protein sequence MSPLALGFLGDAVRSVLDRVFPDPIERARAEVELIKAQSEGTFDQRAAQALALAQIGVNNTEAASPGIFKGGWRPAAGWVCVGALAWQFVARPMVAFGFAVAGHELPELPTIDGALWELLFGLLGLGTLRSVERIKGKS encoded by the coding sequence ATGAGCCCGCTGGCACTCGGTTTCCTGGGCGATGCGGTGCGCTCCGTGCTCGACCGCGTTTTCCCCGATCCGATCGAGCGGGCGCGCGCTGAGGTCGAGTTGATCAAGGCGCAGTCGGAAGGCACGTTCGATCAACGCGCGGCCCAGGCGCTGGCGCTCGCGCAGATCGGCGTGAACAACACCGAGGCAGCGTCGCCGGGCATTTTCAAGGGCGGCTGGCGGCCGGCCGCCGGCTGGGTCTGCGTGGGCGCGCTCGCGTGGCAGTTCGTCGCGCGGCCGATGGTCGCGTTCGGCTTCGCGGTCGCAGGGCATGAGCTGCCCGAGCTGCCGACGATCGACGGCGCGCTATGGGAGCTGCTGTTCGGACTGCTGGGCCTGGGCACGCTGCGCAGCGTCGAGCGCATCAAGGGCAAGTCATGA
- a CDS encoding SEC-C domain-containing protein produces MAFTARLPESVEADAKAYAEFVGVSMNALLAIALRDYLDARMPDGPGVRRAPRPPASVEAPSPAQKPAFKAPASRSDPCPCGAVDLNGHALKWKHCHGKP; encoded by the coding sequence GTGGCGTTCACTGCTCGTCTGCCCGAATCGGTCGAGGCCGATGCCAAAGCCTATGCGGAGTTCGTCGGGGTCAGCATGAATGCGCTCCTGGCGATCGCGCTGCGGGACTACCTCGATGCCCGAATGCCGGATGGCCCGGGTGTGCGCAGGGCGCCCAGGCCCCCTGCCTCGGTCGAAGCGCCCTCACCGGCCCAGAAACCGGCCTTCAAGGCCCCGGCGAGCCGTTCGGACCCCTGCCCCTGCGGTGCGGTCGATCTGAACGGCCACGCGCTGAAGTGGAAGCACTGCCACGGCAAACCCTGA
- a CDS encoding ankyrin repeat domain-containing protein, which yields MKKLLYLLVALSFSSANAGSYDDFFRAVVSDDSAAIRKLVALGFDPNSPDPKGQPAISRALFAESAGAALTLARLPGTDPNARNTAGETPLMVAALKGQPEVASALIERGAVVDPPGWTPLHYAAAGNSQPVLELLLKQGAVVDARAPNGRTPLMMAVLHASEDLIDALLAAGANPQARERNELTAADLAQRAGRERLALRLAALPAR from the coding sequence ATGAAAAAGCTTCTGTATCTGCTTGTCGCTCTGTCATTTTCTTCGGCCAACGCCGGCTCTTACGACGACTTTTTCCGAGCCGTCGTCAGCGACGACAGTGCGGCGATCCGCAAGCTCGTCGCGCTCGGCTTCGACCCCAATTCGCCCGATCCCAAGGGCCAACCCGCCATCTCCCGCGCACTGTTTGCAGAATCCGCCGGTGCCGCGCTGACACTCGCGCGCCTGCCCGGCACCGACCCCAACGCCCGCAACACCGCGGGCGAGACGCCGCTGATGGTGGCCGCTCTCAAGGGGCAACCCGAGGTGGCATCGGCGCTCATCGAGCGCGGCGCGGTCGTCGATCCGCCGGGCTGGACGCCGCTGCACTACGCCGCGGCAGGCAACTCGCAGCCCGTGCTGGAGCTACTGCTGAAGCAGGGTGCCGTCGTCGATGCCCGGGCGCCGAACGGACGCACACCCTTGATGATGGCCGTGCTGCACGCCAGCGAGGACCTGATCGACGCCTTGCTGGCTGCCGGCGCGAATCCTCAGGCGCGCGAACGCAACGAACTCACGGCGGCCGACCTGGCGCAGAGGGCCGGACGCGAACGGCTCGCGTTGCGGCTCGCGGCCTTGCCGGCGCGCTGA
- a CDS encoding TatD family hydrolase — translation MFVDSHCHLSFPELQADLPSIRAAMARERVDRALCICTTLEEFDTVHALAMGHDNFWCSAGVHPDNEGVREPSVADLLALAAQPRVVAIGETGLDYYRLGERSVADMAWQRERFRVHIRAARESRLPLIIHTRSASDDTLAILREEGAGPEGGVTGVFHCFTETRAVARLALELGFMISFSGILTFKNAAELRQVASEVPLDRCLIETDSPYLAPAPHRGKTNNPSYVPLVAAQLAQIKGCSIEAVAEATSRNFERLFGPAVQLREPENS, via the coding sequence ATGTTCGTCGACTCCCATTGCCACCTGAGCTTCCCCGAACTGCAGGCCGATTTGCCGTCCATCCGCGCTGCGATGGCGCGTGAGCGGGTCGATCGCGCCCTGTGCATCTGCACCACGCTCGAAGAGTTCGACACCGTCCATGCGCTTGCCATGGGGCACGACAACTTCTGGTGCAGCGCCGGCGTGCACCCCGACAACGAGGGCGTGCGGGAGCCCAGTGTCGCGGATCTGCTGGCGCTAGCGGCACAGCCGCGCGTTGTCGCGATCGGCGAGACCGGGCTCGACTACTACCGCCTCGGAGAGCGCAGCGTGGCCGACATGGCCTGGCAGCGCGAGCGCTTTCGCGTCCACATCCGGGCCGCGCGAGAGAGCCGCCTGCCGCTGATCATCCACACCCGCAGCGCCAGCGACGACACGCTGGCGATTTTGCGCGAGGAGGGCGCCGGCCCCGAGGGCGGCGTGACCGGTGTCTTCCACTGCTTCACCGAGACCCGCGCGGTCGCGCGCCTGGCGCTGGAACTCGGGTTCATGATCTCGTTCTCCGGCATCCTGACCTTCAAGAACGCTGCCGAACTGCGCCAAGTGGCGAGCGAAGTGCCGCTCGACCGCTGCCTGATCGAGACCGACAGCCCCTACCTCGCACCCGCACCCCACCGCGGCAAGACCAACAACCCCTCCTACGTACCGCTGGTCGCCGCGCAACTGGCGCAGATCAAGGGCTGTTCCATCGAGGCCGTAGCCGAGGCGACGAGCCGCAACTTCGAGCGCCTGTTCGGCCCGGCCGTGCAGTTGCGGGAGCCTGAAAACTCCTGA
- a CDS encoding PilZ domain-containing protein, giving the protein MNESNARGPASAAANSARPSVIQLVFREKGALYAAYIPLFAEGGLFVPTTREYRLGEDIYLLLSLPDDPQRYPVAGKIGWVTPANASGGRTQGVGVRFPTDEKTRLLKVKIEEILGTSISSAKPTQTI; this is encoded by the coding sequence ATGAACGAATCGAACGCCCGGGGCCCCGCCAGCGCTGCTGCCAACAGCGCACGCCCGAGCGTGATCCAGCTCGTGTTCCGCGAGAAGGGCGCGCTGTACGCCGCCTACATCCCGCTGTTCGCCGAAGGCGGCCTGTTCGTGCCCACCACGCGCGAATACCGGCTCGGCGAGGACATCTACCTGCTGCTCTCGCTGCCCGACGACCCGCAGCGCTATCCGGTGGCCGGAAAGATCGGCTGGGTCACGCCGGCCAACGCATCGGGGGGCCGCACGCAAGGCGTCGGTGTCCGCTTTCCGACCGACGAGAAGACCCGCCTGCTGAAGGTCAAGATCGAGGAAATCCTCGGCACCTCGATCTCCTCGGCCAAGCCGACGCAGACCATCTAG
- the holB gene encoding DNA polymerase III subunit delta': MSASSDDGLLPWLEAPLAQALHGTRGHALLLHGMQGVGQFELALTVAAAWLCEGDDPAARPGGRACRGCAACRLIAARTHPDLMVLVPEALQEALGWSGSDEAADGEGGKSKAKPSREIKVEAVRAAVAFAQQTSSRGGAKVTVIYPAERMNPASANTLLKTLEEPPGRARFVLASAAPQRLLPTVRSRCQSLRVPLPAPDVAAGWLAARQVAQPEVLLAAAGGQPLEAHERLALGVDAPAWLRLPREVLAGQAATLATWPLPIAIDALQKLCHDALAIAVGALPRYFPADGLPAGGDVARLTDCSADLRRAARHAEHPWNAGLGVEALVLRVRAALRPGKEGDAQHSRRPSLATLK; encoded by the coding sequence GTGAGCGCCAGTTCCGACGACGGGCTGCTGCCCTGGCTCGAGGCCCCGCTCGCGCAGGCGCTGCACGGCACGCGCGGTCATGCCTTGCTGCTGCACGGCATGCAAGGGGTAGGGCAGTTCGAGCTGGCACTCACGGTGGCGGCGGCCTGGCTGTGCGAAGGCGATGACCCGGCGGCGCGCCCCGGTGGCCGCGCCTGTCGGGGGTGTGCGGCCTGCCGGCTGATCGCGGCTCGCACCCATCCCGACCTGATGGTCCTGGTCCCCGAGGCACTCCAGGAGGCGCTGGGATGGTCGGGGAGCGACGAGGCCGCCGACGGCGAGGGCGGCAAGAGCAAGGCCAAGCCCAGCCGCGAGATCAAGGTCGAGGCGGTCCGCGCGGCCGTGGCCTTTGCCCAGCAGACTTCGTCGCGTGGCGGCGCCAAGGTGACGGTGATCTACCCGGCCGAACGCATGAACCCCGCGAGCGCCAACACCTTGCTGAAGACGCTGGAAGAGCCGCCGGGAAGGGCGCGTTTCGTGCTGGCCAGCGCCGCGCCGCAGCGTCTGCTGCCGACGGTGCGCAGCCGCTGCCAATCCCTGCGCGTGCCGTTGCCAGCGCCCGATGTCGCGGCCGGCTGGCTGGCCGCACGGCAGGTCGCGCAACCCGAGGTGTTGCTGGCGGCGGCTGGCGGCCAGCCGCTGGAAGCGCACGAGCGGCTCGCGTTGGGGGTGGATGCACCGGCCTGGCTGCGCTTGCCGCGCGAGGTGCTGGCAGGCCAGGCCGCCACCTTGGCGACCTGGCCGCTGCCGATTGCGATCGATGCCTTGCAGAAGCTCTGCCACGATGCACTGGCGATCGCGGTCGGGGCATTGCCCCGCTACTTCCCGGCCGACGGCCTGCCGGCCGGCGGCGACGTGGCGCGACTGACCGATTGCTCCGCAGACCTGCGCCGTGCGGCTCGACACGCCGAGCATCCATGGAACGCAGGCCTCGGCGTGGAAGCCCTGGTCTTGCGGGTGCGCGCGGCGTTGCGGCCCGGCAAAGAAGGCGATGCGCAACACTCGCGCCGCCCGTCATTGGCTACACTGAAGTGA
- the tmk gene encoding dTMP kinase, with the protein MSAAPLAPPSGRFISFEGIDGAGKSSHLDAVAERWQRRGLEVVRTREPGGTPLAETLRDLVLHQGMDALTEALLIFAARRNHLQQCIAPALERGAVVLCDRFTDATFAYQGAGRGFDLAVLTTLESWVQRGPGGLRQPDLTLWFDLDPAVAAQRLVAARTPDRFERQDEAFFHRVRDGYRARFEAQPERFVRIDASQSRDQVAVQIAAMLAERGW; encoded by the coding sequence ATGAGCGCCGCCCCCCTCGCGCCGCCGTCCGGGCGCTTCATCAGCTTCGAGGGCATCGACGGCGCTGGCAAGTCGAGCCACCTCGATGCCGTGGCCGAGCGCTGGCAGCGCCGCGGCCTGGAGGTCGTGCGCACCCGCGAGCCGGGCGGCACACCCCTCGCCGAGACCCTGAGGGATCTGGTGCTGCACCAGGGCATGGATGCGCTGACCGAGGCGCTGCTGATCTTCGCGGCGCGGCGCAACCATCTGCAGCAGTGCATCGCGCCTGCACTCGAGCGCGGCGCCGTGGTGCTGTGCGACCGCTTCACCGATGCGACCTTCGCCTACCAGGGGGCTGGCCGCGGCTTCGACCTTGCGGTGCTGACCACGCTGGAGAGCTGGGTACAGCGCGGCCCCGGCGGGCTGCGCCAACCCGACCTGACGCTGTGGTTCGACCTGGATCCGGCTGTCGCGGCGCAGCGCTTGGTGGCGGCTCGCACGCCGGACCGCTTCGAGCGGCAGGACGAGGCCTTCTTCCATCGCGTACGCGACGGCTATCGGGCACGTTTCGAGGCCCAGCCGGAGCGCTTCGTGCGCATCGACGCCTCGCAATCGCGCGACCAGGTGGCGGTGCAGATCGCAGCCATGCTGGCGGAGCGGGGCTGGTGA
- the mltG gene encoding endolytic transglycosylase MltG encodes MKRALKRGLFLLLVLAFAGGGLAAWWLTQPLALASPSVELSVEPGTSPREIAQGWVDAGVRAPPLLLYEWFRWSGQARKIRAGSYEIGPGTTPLALLNKMVRGDEAQATVRLIEGWTFRQFRAELAKAEALKPDTASMNDAEVMAALGSPGRSPEGWFFPDTYAYSKGASDLAVLQRAHRAMQRRLEAAWLERMPDTPLKSPEEALTLASIIEKETGQTADRGKVASVFVNRLRIGMPLQTDPTVIYGLGEAFDGNLRRRDLQADTPYNTYLRTGLTPTPISMPGKASLIAAVRPETSRALYFVARGDGSSQFSENLADHNRAVNRYQRGGGRGAAP; translated from the coding sequence ATGAAGCGCGCACTGAAGCGAGGGCTGTTCCTGCTGTTGGTGCTGGCGTTCGCTGGCGGCGGTCTGGCGGCCTGGTGGCTGACGCAGCCCCTGGCGCTGGCCTCGCCCAGCGTCGAGCTGTCGGTGGAGCCGGGCACGTCGCCACGCGAGATCGCCCAGGGGTGGGTCGACGCAGGGGTCCGCGCGCCGCCGCTGCTGCTCTACGAGTGGTTCCGCTGGTCCGGCCAAGCGCGCAAGATCCGCGCGGGCAGCTACGAGATCGGCCCGGGCACCACGCCGCTCGCGCTGCTGAACAAGATGGTGCGCGGCGACGAGGCCCAGGCCACCGTGCGGCTGATCGAAGGCTGGACCTTCCGGCAGTTCCGCGCCGAGCTCGCGAAGGCCGAGGCGCTGAAGCCGGACACAGCCTCGATGAACGATGCCGAAGTGATGGCGGCGCTGGGCTCACCGGGCCGATCGCCGGAGGGCTGGTTCTTCCCCGACACCTACGCCTACAGCAAGGGGGCGAGCGACCTCGCCGTGCTGCAGCGTGCCCACCGCGCGATGCAGCGCCGCCTCGAGGCGGCCTGGCTCGAGCGGATGCCCGACACGCCGCTGAAGAGCCCCGAAGAGGCCCTGACGCTGGCGTCGATCATCGAGAAGGAGACGGGCCAGACGGCAGACCGCGGCAAGGTCGCCAGCGTGTTCGTGAACCGGCTGCGCATCGGCATGCCGCTGCAGACCGACCCCACGGTGATCTACGGGCTCGGCGAGGCCTTCGACGGCAACCTGCGGCGGCGCGACCTGCAGGCCGACACGCCCTACAACACCTACCTGCGCACGGGCCTGACCCCAACACCGATCTCGATGCCGGGCAAGGCCTCGTTGATCGCGGCGGTGCGGCCGGAGACGAGCCGGGCGCTGTACTTCGTCGCCCGGGGCGACGGCAGCAGCCAGTTCAGCGAAAACCTCGCCGACCATAATCGGGCCGTGAACCGATACCAGCGCGGCGGCGGCCGCGGCGCCGCGCCATGA
- the ygfZ gene encoding CAF17-like 4Fe-4S cluster assembly/insertion protein YgfZ has product MSTPLPSSTSVADGAVRLLHSGVIRAAGADAASFLHGQLTNDMTGLGLGEARLAAYCSPKGRMLASFVAFKRSHDEIWLACRSDVLPATLKRLRMFVLRAKAQLSEGGDDAVLVGLAGRSAAAWLAQVLPAAVNGAVWSRHALDDALLVRLPDGAGQARWLWAGPAAQTDAVLNALPALALERWDWLEVHSGVAPIVANTVEAFVPQMLNYELVGGVNFQKGCYPGQEIVARSQYRGTIKRRAALVHGDAAALPGQEVFWSGDDAQPSGLIALAAPAPGGGWDALVELKLSALDDGSLHLGSSGGARLQPLALPYAVPRENAA; this is encoded by the coding sequence ATGTCGACCCCTCTCCCCTCCAGCACCTCCGTGGCCGACGGCGCCGTGCGCCTGCTGCACAGCGGAGTGATCCGCGCGGCCGGTGCCGACGCCGCGAGCTTCCTGCACGGCCAGCTCACCAACGACATGACTGGACTGGGCCTGGGCGAGGCCCGGCTCGCCGCCTACTGCTCGCCGAAGGGCCGCATGCTTGCGAGCTTCGTGGCCTTCAAGCGCAGCCACGACGAGATCTGGCTGGCCTGCCGCAGCGATGTGCTGCCCGCGACCCTCAAGCGCCTGCGCATGTTCGTGCTGCGTGCCAAGGCGCAACTGAGCGAAGGGGGCGACGACGCCGTGCTGGTGGGGTTGGCCGGCCGCAGCGCCGCGGCCTGGCTGGCGCAGGTGCTGCCAGCGGCGGTGAACGGCGCGGTCTGGTCGCGGCATGCGCTGGACGACGCGCTGCTGGTCCGGCTGCCCGACGGCGCTGGCCAGGCGCGCTGGCTGTGGGCCGGCCCCGCGGCGCAAACCGACGCGGTGCTGAATGCCCTGCCGGCCCTCGCACTGGAGCGCTGGGACTGGCTCGAGGTGCACAGCGGCGTCGCGCCCATCGTGGCGAACACCGTCGAGGCCTTCGTGCCGCAGATGCTGAACTACGAGCTGGTGGGCGGCGTGAACTTCCAGAAGGGCTGCTACCCCGGGCAGGAGATCGTCGCGCGCAGCCAGTACCGCGGCACGATCAAGCGCCGCGCCGCGCTCGTGCACGGCGACGCCGCCGCCCTGCCCGGCCAGGAAGTGTTCTGGAGCGGTGATGACGCCCAACCCAGTGGGCTGATCGCGCTGGCGGCGCCGGCACCCGGCGGCGGGTGGGATGCGCTGGTCGAGCTGAAGCTCTCGGCGCTCGACGACGGCAGCCTGCACCTCGGCAGCAGCGGCGGCGCCAGGTTGCAGCCGCTGGCGCTGCCCTACGCGGTGCCGCGCGAGAACGCGGCCTGA
- a CDS encoding DUF4936 family protein, with the protein MQAVSPMGRHALFIYYRVRDVHADELMAAATAMQITLQAAHPALDVRLLRRPEAQEGLHTWMETYGLPPDADPAALAADVERAARGLAPWLVGARHVEHFVACAS; encoded by the coding sequence ATGCAGGCTGTCTCACCGATGGGGCGGCACGCGCTGTTCATCTATTACCGCGTTCGCGACGTGCACGCCGACGAGTTGATGGCGGCTGCGACGGCAATGCAGATCACCCTTCAGGCGGCCCATCCGGCGCTCGATGTGCGTCTGCTGCGCCGGCCTGAAGCGCAGGAGGGTCTGCACACCTGGATGGAGACCTACGGCCTGCCGCCCGACGCTGATCCGGCTGCGCTGGCGGCCGATGTCGAGCGGGCCGCTCGGGGGCTTGCGCCCTGGCTGGTCGGCGCTCGCCACGTCGAGCATTTCGTCGCATGTGCCTCGTAG
- a CDS encoding NRDE family protein: protein MCLVALALDQDRRFPLVLASNRDEFFDRPTARLAWWTPQGGGPDILGGRDLQAGGTWLGLTAAGRLALVTNVRAPGRQDAQAPSRGGLVPHWLHGEQPLDRFWTQVAVSGYNGFNLVAADFARGECFWASSATALPRRIERGLYGLSNAALDTPWPKVEHLKARVKGALAETAAEEPVDALASRLFEALVDRSVAADAELPSTGIPRELEAQLSAAFIRTVDGRYGTRCSTLVITERVKRQLVTHVFERSYAVGAGVALLRRSRLLDWPPRYSGVGQVPHAAAESVSESTVEEPSALPAKDSTPPRRIRARGVLKPAR from the coding sequence ATGTGCCTCGTAGCACTGGCGCTCGACCAGGACCGGCGTTTCCCGCTGGTGCTGGCGTCCAACCGCGACGAGTTCTTCGATCGTCCGACCGCGCGATTGGCCTGGTGGACGCCCCAGGGCGGCGGTCCCGACATCCTGGGCGGTCGTGATCTGCAGGCCGGCGGCACGTGGCTGGGCCTGACCGCTGCCGGTCGCCTGGCGCTGGTCACGAACGTCCGGGCGCCGGGCAGGCAGGATGCCCAGGCGCCCTCGCGCGGCGGCCTGGTGCCGCACTGGTTGCATGGCGAGCAGCCGCTCGACCGCTTCTGGACCCAGGTGGCCGTGTCGGGCTACAACGGCTTCAACCTCGTCGCGGCCGATTTCGCGCGCGGCGAATGCTTCTGGGCCAGCAGTGCGACGGCGCTGCCGCGCCGCATCGAGCGTGGCCTCTACGGGCTGTCGAACGCGGCGCTCGACACACCGTGGCCCAAGGTCGAACACCTGAAGGCACGCGTGAAAGGCGCCCTCGCCGAAACGGCTGCGGAAGAGCCGGTCGATGCGCTCGCCAGTCGATTGTTCGAAGCGCTGGTCGACCGCAGCGTGGCCGCCGATGCCGAGCTGCCGTCGACCGGCATTCCGCGTGAGCTGGAGGCGCAACTCTCCGCCGCCTTCATCCGCACGGTGGATGGGCGCTACGGCACGCGCTGCTCCACGCTGGTGATCACCGAGCGAGTGAAGCGCCAGCTCGTCACGCACGTGTTCGAGCGCAGCTATGCCGTCGGCGCGGGCGTGGCCCTGTTGCGGCGCTCGCGTTTGCTGGACTGGCCGCCGCGCTACAGCGGGGTGGGACAGGTGCCGCACGCCGCGGCCGAATCGGTGTCGGAAAGCACCGTGGAGGAGCCCAGCGCGCTGCCGGCAAAGGACAGCACGCCGCCGCGGCGCATCCGTGCGCGCGGGGTCCTCAAGCCGGCTCGCTGA
- a CDS encoding asparaginase: MQSPEPQPVARVVILATGGTIAGTAATATDSLGYTAAKLGIAQLLAAVPALTGQPIEAEQVAQIDSKDMGVAVWRSLTRRVAHHLARPEVSGVVVTHGTDTLEETAYLLQRVLAPCKPVVLTGAMRPATAVQADGPQNLLDAVALAREPGAAGVCAVFAGSVFGAFDVRKRHTHRLDAFGAGDDGAIALIEGGGVRRLRDWPTGLPLGVEVLERPEPRVEIVVSHAGASGAVVDALRAQGVDGVVVAGTGNGSLHHALEAALRSAQAAGIVVQRCTRVADGAVLPTGHDALPISEARTPAQARIELMLALMARSA; the protein is encoded by the coding sequence ATGCAAAGCCCTGAACCCCAGCCCGTGGCGCGCGTCGTGATTCTGGCCACCGGCGGCACCATCGCGGGTACCGCGGCCACGGCCACCGACAGCCTCGGCTACACCGCAGCGAAACTGGGCATCGCGCAGTTGCTGGCAGCGGTGCCGGCCTTGACCGGCCAGCCGATCGAAGCAGAGCAGGTGGCCCAGATCGACAGCAAGGACATGGGCGTGGCGGTGTGGCGGTCGCTGACCCGCCGCGTCGCGCACCATCTCGCACGCCCCGAGGTGAGCGGTGTCGTCGTCACCCACGGCACGGACACGCTGGAGGAAACCGCCTACCTGCTGCAGCGCGTGCTGGCGCCGTGCAAGCCGGTGGTCCTGACCGGTGCCATGCGGCCCGCCACCGCCGTGCAGGCCGACGGCCCGCAGAACCTGCTCGATGCGGTTGCGTTGGCGCGTGAGCCGGGCGCGGCAGGCGTCTGCGCGGTGTTCGCCGGCTCGGTGTTCGGTGCCTTCGATGTGCGCAAGCGCCATACGCATCGGCTCGACGCATTCGGCGCTGGCGATGACGGGGCCATCGCCCTGATCGAAGGAGGCGGCGTGCGTCGCCTGCGCGACTGGCCGACGGGCCTGCCGCTCGGCGTCGAGGTCCTCGAGCGGCCCGAGCCGCGGGTCGAGATCGTCGTCAGCCACGCCGGTGCATCGGGCGCGGTGGTCGACGCCTTGCGGGCGCAGGGAGTCGATGGTGTCGTCGTGGCCGGCACCGGCAACGGCAGCCTGCACCACGCGTTGGAAGCGGCGTTGCGGAGCGCCCAGGCGGCGGGGATCGTGGTGCAGCGCTGCACGCGCGTCGCCGACGGCGCCGTGCTGCCGACCGGCCACGACGCCTTGCCGATCAGCGAAGCCCGGACACCAGCCCAGGCCCGCATCGAACTGATGCTTGCGCTGATGGCGCGCAGCGCCTGA
- the lexA gene encoding transcriptional repressor LexA — translation MDDAPKLTARQQQILDLVQTSIERTGSPPTRAEIAAELGFRSANAAEEHLQALARKGVIELVGGTSRGIRLKSDTLRSLNQLRNKQFSLPLPSLSQLMLPLVGRVAAGSPILAQEHIDQSYAIEASMFPRRPDYLLKVRGMSMRDAGILDGDLLAVQKAREAKNGQIVVARLGDEVTVKRFRRVRGTIELLPENPDFEPIVVTPESGEFEIEGLAVGLIRNTLLM, via the coding sequence ATGGACGACGCCCCCAAGCTCACCGCCAGGCAGCAGCAGATCCTTGATCTGGTGCAGACCTCGATCGAGCGCACCGGATCACCGCCCACGCGCGCCGAAATCGCCGCCGAACTCGGCTTCCGTTCTGCCAACGCGGCGGAGGAGCACCTGCAGGCCCTGGCACGCAAGGGCGTGATCGAACTGGTGGGCGGCACCTCGCGGGGCATCCGTCTGAAGTCTGACACATTGCGTTCGCTGAACCAGTTGCGCAACAAGCAGTTCTCGCTGCCGCTGCCCAGCCTGTCGCAGCTGATGCTGCCGCTGGTCGGGCGTGTGGCTGCGGGCAGCCCCATCCTGGCGCAGGAACACATCGACCAGAGCTATGCGATCGAGGCCAGCATGTTCCCTCGACGGCCCGACTACCTGCTCAAGGTGCGGGGCATGAGCATGCGCGACGCCGGCATCCTCGATGGCGACCTGCTCGCAGTGCAGAAGGCCCGGGAAGCCAAGAACGGGCAGATCGTCGTCGCCCGCCTGGGCGACGAGGTCACGGTCAAGCGCTTCCGGCGCGTGCGCGGCACGATCGAACTGCTGCCCGAGAACCCGGATTTCGAGCCCATTGTCGTCACGCCGGAGAGCGGTGAGTTCGAGATCGAGGGCTTGGCCGTCGGGCTCATCCGCAACACCCTGCTCATGTGA
- the phbB gene encoding acetoacetyl-CoA reductase, whose amino-acid sequence MSKKVAYVTGGMGGIGTAICQRLHKDGFTVVAGCGPSRNFKKWLDEQAALGYSFHASVGNVAEWESTVEAFKEVKAQHGPVSVLVNNAGITRDGMFRKMTRDDWSAVISTNLDSLFNVTKQVIDEMTDAGWGRIINISSVNGEKGQFGQTNYSAAKAGMHGFTMALAQEVASKGVTVNTVSPGYIGTEMVRAIRQDVLDKIVATIPVKRLGTPEDIASMVSWVASEESGFATGADFSVNGGLHMG is encoded by the coding sequence ATGAGCAAGAAGGTCGCATACGTCACGGGGGGCATGGGCGGCATCGGTACCGCGATCTGCCAGCGTCTGCACAAGGACGGCTTCACCGTCGTGGCCGGTTGCGGCCCGAGCCGCAACTTCAAGAAGTGGCTCGACGAGCAGGCCGCACTCGGCTACAGCTTCCACGCTTCGGTGGGCAACGTGGCCGAATGGGAGTCGACCGTCGAGGCCTTCAAGGAGGTCAAGGCACAGCACGGGCCGGTCAGTGTGCTGGTGAACAACGCCGGCATCACGCGTGACGGCATGTTCCGCAAGATGACCCGTGACGACTGGAGCGCGGTGATCAGCACCAACCTCGACAGCCTGTTCAACGTGACCAAGCAGGTGATCGACGAAATGACCGACGCCGGCTGGGGCCGCATCATCAACATCAGCTCGGTCAACGGCGAGAAGGGCCAGTTCGGCCAGACGAACTACTCGGCGGCCAAGGCCGGCATGCACGGCTTCACGATGGCGCTGGCCCAGGAAGTGGCCAGCAAGGGTGTGACGGTCAATACCGTGAGCCCGGGCTACATCGGTACCGAGATGGTCCGTGCGATCCGCCAGGACGTGCTCGACAAGATCGTGGCGACCATCCCCGTCAAGCGGCTCGGCACGCCCGAGGACATCGCCTCGATGGTGTCGTGGGTGGCCTCCGAGGAGTCCGGCTTCGCCACCGGTGCCGACTTCTCGGTGAACGGCGGCCTGCACATGGGCTGA